The Dehalococcoidales bacterium genome segment AATGAATTCCTGTTGATAACTCTCATTTGCTTCTTTGTATACCGTGGTTTTTTTTACGCGTATATTTCAATCGCCTTAGTGCCTTCATGATTGCCGTATCAGAGCAGCCAAATACCTCGGCTATCTCTTTCAAAAAAGCATCAGGATGCAATTCGACATATTCAACAAGTTTTACAGGATCAATCTTCTTCCATGGAGTGTTGCGTATTTTCTTTTCAACGGAGCCCGTTTCGCTCAACCTGTTCTTCCATGTTTGAAGGGTGGTATGACTAACTGAAAAAGTTTGCGCCGTTTCAATCTTGCTGTGTCCATTCGCCCAATAAGCTAATGCCGCTTTGCGAAATTTAACATCGTAACTCATATAATTATTATATCATATTATGGACAAGTATCCAAGTTTATTTATTATATCAATCGTTAGCGAGGGTTTGCCGCATAGCTGCTCACAGAATTTAATTTTCGGTTAAAATGTCCATCCTTCCTTTTCTGCAAGTTCGGTCACATTGTAGCAAGGAATATTATATGCATCACATATTTTGGGGATTCTCTTAGGAGAGTTCTTGTCCTCTTCAGTTATTACCGCAATCCTGTATTTCATCGCTGTTGCAATGAGAAATGCATCACCAGACGATTTCATGTTTGTGAAGTTAAGTAGTTTTGGGTGTTCATTCACAATTATTGATACATTGTGCTGCACAACTGCA includes the following:
- a CDS encoding IS630 transposase-related protein, encoding MSYDVKFRKAALAYWANGHSKIETAQTFSVSHTTLQTWKNRLSETGSVEKKIRNTPWKKIDPVKLVEYVELHPDAFLKEIAEVFGCSDTAIMKALRRLKYTRKKNHGIQRSK
- a CDS encoding DUF4411 family protein — encoded protein: AVVQHNVSIIVNEHPKLLNFTNMKSSGDAFLIATAMKYRIAVITEEDKNSPKRIPKICDAYNIPCYNVTELAEKEGWTF